The following coding sequences lie in one Apium graveolens cultivar Ventura chromosome 3, ASM990537v1, whole genome shotgun sequence genomic window:
- the LOC141714876 gene encoding uncharacterized protein LOC141714876 — protein MTQEEILKEIKDKPFYYPLKSMQTPPESRTYNRQCDYHETHGHKTENCLSLKYFIEDEVKKGNLNKYLVGDINNKGEGKKRGNNIVNVVLGGSHSPPRSPNFGEEVLSIQSLPDLVISFSSKDYEGVNHHNNATLVVTMDIFDNEVRRMLIDNGSSVNILFKHTMDRM, from the coding sequence atgaccCAGGAGGAAATTTTGAAGGAGATAAAAGATAAGCCTTTTTATTATCCTCTGAAGTCaatgcaaactcctccggagAGCAGGACTTACAATAGGCAGTGCGATTATCATGAGACGCATGGTCATAAGACGGAGAATtgcttatcactcaagtacttcatcGAGGACGAAGTAAAGAAAGGAAATCTGAACAAGTACTTGGTCGGGGACATCAACAATAAAGGAGAGGGGAAGAAGAGAGGAAATAACATAGTTAATGTGGTCCTAGGAGGCTCTCACTCCCCACCACGAAGCCCGAACTTTGGCGAAGAAGTGCTCTCAATCCAATCACTCCCAGATTTGGTGATATCTTTCAGTAGTAAGGACTATGAAGGAGTCAACCACCACAACAATGCAACTTTAGTTGTCACCATGgacatctttgataatgaagtaagaagaatgctGATAGATAATGGCTCCTCGGTAAATATCCTCTTCAAGCACACAATGGATCGAATGTAG